A single genomic interval of Hydractinia symbiolongicarpus strain clone_291-10 chromosome 8, HSymV2.1, whole genome shotgun sequence harbors:
- the LOC130655033 gene encoding coadhesin-like, giving the protein MVCPVNGGWGPWHNLTECSVTCGKGYYHQKRLCNNPAPKGKGEECQLVTTDEYGLCENRTLACNCQPCPVIGLWSTWNSWSECSVTCDLGQTRRNRTCNNTLGLYGNVECLLSDNITLTTYETQTRDCGGNSCPIHGEWGSWTTTECSTSCGNGTLNRSRKCNDPEPQFKGRNCLKTDNTSSLKEFTTTPCNLRPCPIHGEWGSWTTTECSTSCGNGALNRSRKCNDPEPQFGGRNCLKIDNTSSLEEFVTTPCNLRPCPIHGEWGAWSSWTTCDKTCDQGLRQRNRTCDYPSPQFGGMECLLKNGTRDQEENVFVACNEMVCPVNGKWGLWKNVTGCSSTCGGGFYTQERVCDSPAPVGLGNPCEFITYDGYGLLENRTFACNTQLCPVHGGWSSWESWSSCSKSCDIGFKRRNRSCNSPEPLFGGKECLLNNTVGTGLSESHTRECRLRDCPIDGEWGSWTNTPCSVTCGGGELKRTRQCNNPPPQFGGMCVTNNDDRMFNESLTESCNNELCPVNGSWAAWSTWTSCSLTCGTGVRHRNRLCNNPLPVTTGLECLKKD; this is encoded by the exons ATGGTATGCCCAG taAATGGTGGTTGGGGTCCTTGGCACAATTTGACAGAGTGCTCAGTGACTTGTGGTAAAGGCTACTATCATCAAAAGCGTTTGTGCAACAACCCTGCTCCCAAAGGGAAAGGAGAAGAATGTCAGCTAGTAACAACTGATGAGTATGGTTTGTGTGAAAATCGCACCCTTGCTTGTAATTGTCAACCTTGTCCag TTATTGGACTGTGGAGCACATGGAACAGTTGGAGCGAGTGTTCAGTAACATGTGACCTGGGACAAACAAGACGCAATCGCACTTGCAACAACACTTTGGGACTTTACGGGAACGTGGAATGCCTGTTGAGCGATAACATAACTCTGACTACATATGAGACACAAACTAGAGACTGTGGAGGAAATTCTTGCCCTA tTCATGGTGAATGGGGAAGTTGGACAACAACAGAATGTTCAACATCCTGTGGAAATGGTACTTTAAACAGATCACGCAAATGCAATGATCCGGAACCCCAATTTAAAGGACGGAATTGTCTTAAAACAGATAACACGTCTTCGTTAAAAGAATTCACAACAACTCCTTGTAATTTACGACCTTGTCCAA TTCATGGTGAATGGGGAAGTTGGACAACAACAGAATGTTCAACATCCTGTGGAAATGGAGCTTTAAACAGATCGCGCAAATGTAATGATCCGGAACCTCAATTTGGAGGACGGAATTGTCTTAAAATAGATAACACATCTTCGTTGGAAGAATTCGTAACAACTCCTTGTAATTTACGACCTTGTCCAA TTCATGGAGAATGGGGAGCTTGGAGTTCATGGACCACATGTGATAAGACTTGTGATCAAGGCTTAAGACAGCGAAACAGGACATGTGATTACCCTTCTCCTCAATTCGGAGGCATGGaatgtttgttgaaaaatgGCACACGAGACCAAGAGGAAAACGTATTTGTTGCATGTAACGAGATGGTTTGTCcgg TGAATGGAAAATGGGGACTATGGAAAAACGTAACTGGCTGCTCAAGTACTTGTGGAGGAGGGTTCTATACCCAAGAAAGAGTTTGCGACAGTCCAGCACCAGTGGGGCTTGGAAACCCTTGTGAATTTATCACGTATGACGGCTATGGTTTATTAGAAAATCGAACATTTGCTTGTAATACTCAGCTCTGTCCAG TCCATGGAGGTTGGAGCTCTTGGGAGTCGTGGAGTTCTTGTTCTAAATCTTGCGACATTGGATTTAAACGACGTAACAGAAGTTGTAATAGTCCTGAACCACTTTTTGGTGGTAAAGAATGTCTTTTAAATAACACTGTTGGCACTGGTTTAAGTGAATCACATACACGTGAATGCCGATTGAGAGACTGTCCAa TTGATGGAGAATGGGGTAGTTGGACAAACACGCCTTGCTCAGTTACATGCGGAGGAGGTGAATTAAAACGAACTCGTCAATGTAATAACCCTCCTCCGCAGTTCGGTGGAATGTGTGTTACTAACAACGATGATCGAATGTTCAACGAATCTCTGACCGAAAGTTGCAATAATGAACTATGTCCTG TGAATGGAAGTTGGGCTGCTTGGTCGACGTGGACGAGTTGTTCGCTCACCTGTGGTACTGGTGTGAGACATAGAAACCGACTTTGCAATAACCCACTACCAGTTACCACTGGACTAGAATGCCTAAAGAAGGATTGA